From Lactobacillus sp. PV012:
ATGGGAAATGTAATAAATGCTTGAACGTTATACTCGCCCGGAAATGGGCAAAGTTTGGACAGATGAAAATCGCTACAATGCCTGGTTAAAGGTTGAAATTGCTGCAACGAATGCTTGGGCAGAATTAGGGGAAGTACCTGTTGAAGATGCCAAAAAAATTGCCGAAAAGGCTAGCTTCACTGCTGAAAGAGTAGCTGAATTAGAAGCAGTTACCCACCATGATGTAGTTGCTTTTACGCGTACTGTTTCTGAAAGTCTAGGTGCAGAAAAGAAATGGGTTCATTTTGGCTTAACTTCAACTGATGTTGTTGACACAGCACAAGGTGTTCTTTTAAAAGAAGCAGACGAAATTATTCGTCAGGATTTAGTAAAACTAAAAGAAACAATTGCGCAGAAAGCTCGAAAATATAAATATACTGTAATGATGGGTAGAACCCACGGAGTTCAAGCAGAACCTACTACTTTTGGATTAAAGCTTGCCCGCTGGTATGCAGAAATTGTTCGTGATATTGAACGCTTCGAACATGCAGCTAAAGGTGTAGAATCTGGTAAAATTTCAGGAGCTGTCGGAACTTTTGCTAATGTTCCACCTGCAGTAGAAACTAGTGTCTTAAAACAACTGGGTTTAACACAACAGCCAGTTACTTCTCAGGTTTTACCAAGAGATTTACATGCTGAATATATTGCAATGTTGGGCTTAATTGCAACGAGTATTGAAAACTGGGCTACAGAAATAAGATCTTTACAAAGGTCAGAAATTCATGAAGTTGAAGAACACTTTAGAGCAGGACAAAAGGGCTCTTCTGCAATGCCACATAAGCGTAATCCAATTGGTTCAGAAAACTTATCAGGGATGGCACGGGTAGTTCGTGGACATGTAATCACTGCTTACGAAGATGTAACTTTGTGGCATGAACGAGATATTTCTCATTCAAGTGCTGAAAGAGTGATTTTACCTGATACTACTATTGCAATTGATTATATGTTAAATCGTTTTAACCGGATTTTAACTAATTTAGATGTCTTTCCAGAAACAATGTTAAAAAATATGGATCGTACTTATGGCTTAATTTATTCACAACGAGTTCTATTAAAACTAATTGATGAAGCTGGACTTTCACGTGAAAAGGCTTATGATATGGTGCAAAAATTGACTGCAAAATCTTGGAATGAACAAAAGCAATTCCGTCCATTGGTAGAAAATAGTGAAATTATGAATTATCTTTCTCCAGAAGATATTGCTGATGCCTTTGATTATCATTATCATTTACGGCATGTTGATGAAATTTTTGAAAAATGTGGGTTAAATTAAATAAGGTTCGTATCGAAAGTGATACGAACCTTATTTTTATTCAAATTTATCCAAAGCTTCAATTGCCTTTCCCCAGTCATTATTAGCTTGCTCAAGTTTTCCTTGGACTTCAGTTAGCTCTTCTTGCAAAGGACCTAACTTTTCAAAGGAAGCAGCAATTTCGGGATTGGCCATCTCAGTTTGAATTTCCTCTTCTCGATTTTCTAGTTCTTCGATTTGCTTTTCTGCATCTTTAATTGCACGTTCTAATTTTCTCTTTTGAGAATCACGCGCTTTTTGTTCTTGGTAAGAAAGTTTTGTCTTACTTTCAGAAGCAGGAGCAGAAGATGGAGAGGAGGTAGAGATACTTGTTTGAGCAGCAAGTTTCTCTTTTTCTCTTTCAGCAAGATAGTAAGAATAATTCCCCTCATAAAGTTTTGCATGACCATCACGTACAGAAATAATTTTATTAGCTAATTCGTTAATAAAGTAGCGGTCGTGAGAAACAAATAATAGTGTACCATCGTAATTGTTTAATGCAGATTCTAAAACTTCTTTAGCTTCAATATCTAAGTGGTTAGTTGGCTCATCCATTAGCAAGAAATTATCATGTTCAAGTGATAATACAGTTAAAGTTAATCGAGCTTTTTGTCCGCCAGATAATTGTCCAACAGTTTTGTCAGTATCTTTAGCAGTAAAAAGAAAACTAGCTAAAATAGAACGCACATCTTTTTCTGGCATTGTTTTGTGTCGATCCCAAATTGTGTCTAGCACTGTTTTAGAAGGGTCAAGTGTTTGTAATTCCTGATCGTAGTAACCCATATCTAAACTGGCTCCTAATTTAATTGAACCAGCTTTAGGCGTTAATTTGTCCACAACAGTTTTTAATAAAGTAGATTTACCAATCCCATTTGGCCCAATGATTGCTACCCGATCATTTTTATTAACTTGAAAATCAATATTTTCAACCATCGTTTTATCTGGATAGCCAATTGATAGATCTTTAGCAATTAAAACTTCTTTTCCAGATGGACGCTCACTTGAAAAATGAATTTTAACTTTATTTTTATGTTTAGGAGGGGTAATTCGTTCTAGTTTTTCTAGTTGCTTACGTCTACTTTGGGCGCGCTTAGTAGTAGAGGCTCTAACTAAATTTTTCTGGATAAACTCCTCTTCTTTTTTGATATGCTCTTGTTGTTTTTCATAAGCTGCTTCTTGCTGGGAATCCATCAATTCGCGCTCTTTAGTATATTGAGTATAGTTTCCCTTAAAAGTAGTAAGCTTGCCAAAATTTAATTCAAAGATTTCGTTGGTTAAATTATCTAAAAAGTATTGATCGTGAGATACAGTGACAATTGCACCTTGATAATTTTTTAGGAAACTTTCTAACCAATCTAGAGTGTCTAAATCCAAGTGGTTAGTTGGTTCGTCTAAAAGCAATAGAGGTGGTTTTTGTAAGAGAAGTTTCACAAATGCTAATCTAGTTTTTTCACCACCAGATAAAGTACCAATTACTTTTTCCCAGCTATTTTCTTTGAAGTTAAAACCGTTTAAAACACTTTTAATTTCTGCTTGGTAAGAAAATCCGCCTTCTTGTTCAAAGTCATAAGCTAGTTGATCATAGCGTTTCAAAAGTTCTTGGTCTTCAGGGTGCTCAGCAATTTGAATTTGCATTTGGGTAATTTGCTTATTTTTTTGAATTAAATTTGCAAAAACAGATTCCATTTCATCCCAAATTGTATTTTTTTCGTTTAAGGCATTTTCCTGAGCAATATAACCAACTTTAATACCCTTGTTAATAGTGAAATTGCCACTGCTAGCCTCTTGCTGGCCAGTTAAAATTTTAAGTAGGGTAGTTTTTCCAGCTCCGTTAGGACCGACAAGTCCAATCCGAGCGTTGTCAGGAATAGAAAAACTAACATTTGAAAAAATTGTATTTGCCCCAAAGCGTTGTTCGAGGTTTTGTGCTTGTCCAATAATCATATTTATCTCACTTCCTAATCAAATATTCTATCATAGTAATTCTAGAGGATTCTAGACTTATAATTAGTAAAAATAAGGCTTGTGAAAAAATCACTTGATTTTTATTCGATAAAGTGAGTATTATTAAGAAAATTAGTGAAAAATTCACATATTTTAACTGATTGAGAGGTTTATAAAAATGGGAGAAATACCAAAAATTCCAAAAGCTACAGCTAGACGTTTGCCACTCTATTATCGTTACTTAGTTTTTTTAGATGATGAGGGGAAAGAAAAAATTTCCTCAACTGAACTAGCTCAGGCTGTTCAAGTTGATAGTGCATCAATTCGTAGAGACTTTTCCTATTTTGGTGCACTTGGGAAAAGAGGATACGGCTATGATGTAAAAAGCTTATTGAAGTTTTTCAAGAAAATATTAAATCAAGATACGTTAACTAATGTAGCTTTGGTAGGTGTAGGTAATATGGGACATGCGCTTTTAAATTATAATTTTAAAAGAACTAATAATATCCGTATTTCTGCTGCTTTTGATATTAATCCAGAAATTACAGGGACGATCATGAGTGGGGTACCAGTTTATGATGTTAAAGAAATGAAAAAGCAACTTCGAGATCAGCAAATTGATATTGCAATTTTAGCAGTACCGCAAAGTACTGCTCAAAAAACTACTGATGAGTTGGTAGAAGCTGGTATAAAAGGAATTATGAATTTTACTCCTATTCGACTTTCAGCTCCTGAAAGTGTTCGCATTCAGAATGTGGATTTAGCTACTGAATTGCAGACCTTAATTTATTTTCTAGATGCTGAAAAAAATTAGCTTAAACATTTGGATCACATTATTTGCAATCAATTTCTAAAGAAGGTATTATTATAAATGTAAGTTAGCACTTAAGCTTTTTAAGTGCCAAAATATGATTTTTTATATAGCAGGAGGTAACTACCATGTTACAACCAATCGGTGATCGTGTAATTGTTAAAGTAAAAGAAGAAGCTGAAGAAAAAGTCGGAAAAATCGTGCTAGCTTCTAATGCAAAGCAAAAACCTCAAGAAGGTGAAGTTATTGCAGTTGGTGAAGGTAGACGTAATAGCAACGGTGATTTAATTCCAATGGAAGTTGCTAAAGGCGAAACTGTATTTTTTGATAATTATGCTGGCACTAAGTTGACTTATGATGGTGAAGAATACTTAGTACTTCACGAAGGCGACATTTTAGCAGTTATTAGATAAAAAATTAAATTAAAAGGTGGCATTTAAAATGGCAAAAGATATTAAATTTTCTGAAAAAGCAAGACGTTCACTTTTAAACGGTGTTGATAAATTAGCTGATACTGTTAAAACAACTTTAGGACCTAAGGGTAGAAATGTTGTTTTACAAAAGAGTTATGGTGCTCCAGAAATTACCAATGATGGTGTTACTATTGCTAAAAATATCGAATTAGAAAATAACTTTGAAAATATGGGTGCACAATTAGTTGCTGAAGCTGCCCAAAAGACTAATGATATTGCTGGTGATGGTACTACTACTGCAACTGTTTTAACACAAGCAATTGCTCAAGAAGGTATGAAGAATGTTACTGCAGGTGCAAACCCAGTTGGAATTAGACATGGTATTGAAATTGCTACTAAAGCTGCAGTTGATGAATTACACAAGATTAGTCACAAAGTAAGTTCAAAGGCTGAAATTGCTCAAGTTGCTTCTGTTTCTTCAGCTTCAAAAGAAGTTGGTAAGCTTATTGCTGATGCAATGGAAAAAGTTGGTAATGATGGTGTTATTACTATTGAAGAATCAAAGGGTATCAACACTGAATTATCAGTAGTTGAAGGGATGCAATTTGATCGTGGTTACTTATCACAATACATGGTAACTGATAACGATAAAATGGAAGCTGATTTAGATAACCCTTATATCTTAATTACTGATAAGAAGATTTCTAACATTCAAGATATCTTGCCATTATTACAAGAAATTGTACAACAAGGTAAAAGCTTGTTAATTATTGCAGATGATGTTGATGGAGAAGCTTTGCCAACTCTTGTTTTAAACAAGATTCGTGGTACTTTCAATGTTGTAGCAGTTAAAGCACCTGGCTTTGGTGACCGTCGTAAAGCTATGCTTGAAGATATTGCAATTTTAACTGGTGGTACTGTAATTTCTTCAGATCTTGGTCTTGAATTAAAAGATACTAAGATTGATCAATTAGGTACTGCAGGTAAAGTTACTGTTACTAAGGATACTACTACTATTGTTGAAGGTGGCGGTTCTAAGCAAGCTATCGAAGAACGTGTTGAACAAATCAAGAAGCAAATTGCTGATACAACTTCTGACTTTGATCGTGAAAAATTACAAGAACGTCTTGCAAAACTTGCTGGTGGTGTTGCAGTAATTAAAGTTGGTGCAGCTACTGAAACTGAATTGAAGGAAAAGAAATACAGAATCGAAGATGCCTTAAACGCAACCCGTGCCGCTGTTGAAGAAGGTTATGTTGCAGGTGGTGGTACTGCATTAGTTGATGTCAAGAAAGCCATCCAAGACAGTGTAAAGGGCGACAGCGAAGATGCCGAAACAGGTGTAAAGATTGTAATGCGTGCTTTAGGTGCCCCTGTTCGTCAAATTGCTGAAAACGCAGGTAAAGACGGTGCTGTTATCTTAGATCACTTAGAACATGAAAAACCAGAAATTGGTTACAATGCAGCTACTGATAAGTGGGAAAACATGGTAGAAGCTGGAATTATTGACCCAACTAAGGTTACACGTTCAGCACTCCAAAATGCTGCTTCAATCGCTGCATTAATGTTAACTACTGAAGCTGTTGTAGCTGATCTTCCAAAGAAAGATGATGATGCTCCAGCTGCTCCAGCAAACCCAGGTATGGGCATGATGTAATAAAATTTAATCAATTAAAGTTTTAAAAGAAGATCCAAAAGGGATCTTCTTTTTTAGTGTAAAATAGAGTTAGAACTACTCAAGTTTAAATTTTGGAGATTTTTCGTTATAATAGAACATAGTTTCGCTTAAAGGAAAGGCTAAAATTCATGGTCAAAAAAAGTACAACTCCAATGATGGAACAATATTATCAAATAAAAAATCAGTATCCAGACGCTTTTTTATTTTATCGTGTTGGAGATTTTTATGAACTTTTTGAAGAAGATGCAGTAAAAGGAGCACAATTATTAGAGTTGACTTTAACTCATCGTTCCAATAAAACAGAAAATCCAATTCCTATGGCTGGAGTTCCGCATATGGCAGTTGATACTTATGTTAATACTTTGGTAGAAAAAGGCTATAAAGTAGCAATTTGTGAACAATTAGAAGATCCTAAGTCATCTAAAGGGACAGTAAAAAGAGGAATTATCCAATTAGTGACGCCGGGAACAATGATGGATTCGCGTCCAGATCAGGCTAAAGAAAATAATTATCTAACTTCTTTAGTTTCAACTAATTCTGGCTTTGGACTAGCCTATAGTGATTTGTCGACCGGGGAAACTTTTGCGACAAAATTAAATACTTGGGAGGAAATTGCTAACGAACTTTTATCATTACAAACTAAAGAATTAGTTTATGGTGGATCATTAACTGAAAATCAAAAAGATTTTTTGAAAAAAGCTAATATAACTATTTCACAGCCTGTAGAATTACAAGAAAACCATGCTGAAGTTTCTTGTGTATTGCAGAAGTTAGAGGATGAGACAGAAATACTAGCAGTAAGGCAGCTGGTAGGATATTTATTGGCAACTCAAAAAAGAAGCCTAGCTCACTTACAAATTGCTCAAAGTTATCAACCAAATCAGTATTTACAAATGTCTCATACTGTTCAAACAAATTTAGAACTGATTAAATCTGCTAAAACAGGGAAAAAAATGGGATCTTTGTTTTGGTTATTAGATAAAACCAATACAGCAATGGGTGGTAGACTCTTAAAAGCATGGATTGAACGACCACTTTTATCAAGATCCAAAATTTTAGAGCGTCAAAATTTAGTTCAAGCACTTTTAGATAATTACTTTGCTCGGGAAGCCGTAGTAGAAGAATTAAAAGGTGTTTACGATTTAGAAAGATTAACTGGAAAAATAGCCTTTGGCTCAGTTAATGCCCGAGAAATGCTTCAACTTTCGAACTCTTTGGCAGCTGTTCCCAAAATTTTAGATGTTTTGAAAGAAACTGGTGATAAAGCATTAGAGAAATTCGCCAGTCAAGTAGATGATTTAGAAGCAGTTCAAGATTTGATCAAAAAGACGATTGTTGATACCCCGCCTTTATCTACGACTGAAGGTGGAATTATTCGGGCCGGTGTATCCAGCCAATTAGACCGCTATCGTGATGCAATGATCAATGGAAAAAAATGGATTGCAGATATGCAAGAACATGAGCGAGAAGTAACGGGGATTAGTAAGTTAAAAGTAGGCTACAACAAAGTTTTTGGTTATTATTTAGAAGTAACAAATTCTAATAAAGATAAAGTACCAACAGATCGTTACACGCGTAAACAAACTTTAACAAATGCAGAACGCTACATTACACCAGAGCTAAAGGAACATGAAAGTTTAATATTAGAAGCAGAAGCTAAGTCAACAGATTTAGAGTATGAATTATTTGTTCACTTGCGTGATACAGTTAAAAAATATATTCCCGCTTTACAAAAACTAGCTAAACAATTGGCAAGTTTGGATATTTTTACTGCTTTTGCAATTGTAAGTGAACAAAATAATTATGTGCGTCCGGCACTGACACAGACAACCGATATTAAAGTAAAGGCAGGACGACATCCCGTAGTTGAAAAGGTATTAAGTGCAGGAAGTTATATTCCTAATGATATAATTATGGATCATGAAACTAACATCTTTTTAATTACTGGGCCTAACATGTCTGGTAAGTCTACCTATATGCGACAAATGGCGTTAATTGCAATTATGGCTCAAATTGGTTGTTTTGTTCCAGCCGATGAAGCGACTTTACCAATTTTTGACCAAATATTCACAAGAATTGGAGCAGCTGATGACTTGATTTCAGGTCAAAGTACTTTTATGGTAGAGATGAGTGAAGCCAATGATGCATTACAACATGCCAGTGCTAGATCATTAGTCTTATTTGATGAAATTGGACGTGGAACGGCAACTTATGATGGAATGGCGCTTGCAGGTGCAATTGTTAAATATCTTCATGATATGGTTGGCGCAAAGACTCTTTTTGCAACTCACTATCATGAATTAACATCTTTAGAACAAAGCTTATCCCATTTAAAGAATATTCATGTAGGAGCAAGTGAAGAAAATGGTAAATTAATTTTTCTTCACAAAATTTTGTCAGGACCTGCTGATCAATCCTATGGAATTCACGTAGCTCAACTAGCAGGACTGCCAGCAGGAGTATTAAAGCAGGCAACTGTAATGCTCCGAAAACTGGAAACTCAAAGTAATAATGAAGATTTTTCAGAAAATAATACACAATTAGACTTATTTGAAAAAGAGCCTGAAAATACCCAATTAACCTCAGAAGAGCAAGAGCTTTTGGATGAGATTAAGAATACGTACTTAGCTGATAAAACTCCTCTTGAAGTAATGCAATTAGTAGCCCAATGGCAAAAAGAACTCAATAAAAAGAAGGACTAAAAATGAGTATCCAAGAACTTCCACAAGAACTTACTAATCAAATTGCTGCTGGAGAAGTAATCGAGCGTCCAGCTAGTATTGTAAAAGAATTGGTAGAAAATTCATTAGATGCTGGAAGTAAAAAAGTAAGAATTGAATTTGAAAATGCAGGCTTAAAGAAAATCAGTGTGCAAGATGATGGTGTAGGAATTGCTAAAGATGAAATAGATTTAGCTTTTAAGCGTCATGCTACTAGTAAAATTAAGACAGAAAGGGACCTCTTTAATATCTCTACCTTAGGATTTCGTGGAGAAGCATTAGCTTCAATGGCTGCGGTAGCAAAAGTCGAAATTGAAACAAGTTTGAAAGATCAACCAGGTGTGAAAGCTCTATTTCAAGGTGGAAAGAAAATTAATCAGGAAACTTTTCCCCCAATTTCAGGTACTAAAATTTCTGTTAAAGATCTTTTTTATAATACACCAGCCCGATTAAAATATTTAAAGTCAGAAAAAACTGAAGTTTTGAAAATAGTAGACATTGTTAATCGCTTAGCTTTAGGGCATCCTGAAATTAGTTTTACATTAGTTAATAATGGCAAAGTTTTATTGGCGACTTTTGGTAAAAATAATTTGCGTCAGGATGTAGCAAAGATTTACAGTCGTAATATTGCAGAAAAAATGTATGAAGTTAAAGCGCAAAGTCCAGATTTTGAAATAAGAGGCTTAGTATCGGATCCGGATCATACTAGGTCAAATCGAAGTTTTATTACTCTTTTATTAAATGGGCGTTATATTAGAAACTATCAATTAACGCAAGCTATCTTAGAAGGATATAAAAATAAACTACAAGCTGGTAGGTTCCCGATCGCAATTATTGATATTAAACTAGACCCACTTTTAGTCGATGTTAATGTTCATCCTACTAAACAAGAAGTTAGACTTTCAAAAGAACAGGAGCTAGAGCATTTAATTACTAAAGCAATTGCTAAAAAGATCACTGGTTCAAAGCAAGAAAGTTTAGGAGTAGAAAAATTATATCGTAAATCTACTCGAACTAATGTAGATCAGTTGAAAATGAACATTGGTAGGGATATTGTTAACACTGTACGACCAACACCTGTAAAGTTAGATGTAGCTAGTGAAGAGCTACAGGTGAGTGATCAACATAGTAAATTTGTTACATTAAATCAGATTCGTAATGATGATAAATATGTAGTAACTTCTAGCTGGGATGAAAATGTTATGATTCAACAAACATTATTGCCTTTTAAGCAGGAAGAAAAAGAAGCTATAGTTGTAACAGATGAAGAGGAAGTTTTAAAGCAAAACTTACCAGAGTTAAAATTTATTGGGCAAACTAAGAGTTATCTTTTAGCTAGTCAAGAAGACGATTTATATTTAATTGAGCCTTTAAATGCTTTGAGACGTTTAAGTTACGATGAAATATACCAACAATTTAAAGATAAAAAGATTAATCAACAAAGTTTATTAAAACCGGCAGTTTTAGAATTTTCAAATCTTGATTATTTAAAGATTAAGGAAAATTTAGCGAGCTTAAAAGAGTTAGGGATTGAGTTAGAAGACTTTGGGCAGAATTCTTTTTTGCTGGCCGCTTACCCAGTTTGGATTGGGGATGACTTTGAAAAAAATGTTCGGACAATGATTAATATATATTTTGATTATTCTGAAAATACGACAAAGTTGTTTACGGAATTAACTTCGATGATCACAAAAGAAAAAGTTAAAAGAAGAAAAAAGCTTACTGATAGTGAAGCCAAAGGATTAGTGGACAGATTAGCTAAGAGTACTGATCCTTATCATGATGGAGATGGCGAAGTTATTATTGTCAAATTGACAAAAAATGATCTAAATAAGATGTTTAAAAGTAGGTAATTAAAAGAATGTATGAATTTTTAGAAGGAATAATTGCGCAAGTTAATCCCGCTTATATTGTGATTAATGTAAATGGAGTAGGATATAAAGTTTTTTCGCCAACGCCCTTTAATTATGAAGAAGGGGAAAAAACAAGAGTTTTTATTGAACAGATTGTAAGAGAAAATTCAATTTTGCTTTATGGATTTCCGACTGTAGCAGATAAAGATCTGTTTTTAAAATTGCTTTCAGTTTCTGGAATTGGTCCTAAATCAGCTTTAGCAATTATGGCTGCGGAAGATAGTGAATCACTGGCAAGTGCGATTGAAGATGGAGAAGTCAAATATCTAACTCGCTTTCCTGGAGTGGGGAAGAAGACGGCTTCCCAGATTGTTTTGGATCTTAAAGGTAAATTAGGCTCACACGTTAAAAAGAGTTTGCCAGCCAAAAATTTATCTCCAGAATTACAAGATGCATTGTTGGCTTTTGTAGCTTTAGGATATACTCAAAAAGAAGTAGATCGAATTACTCCAAAGCTAGCACAATTTGCTGAAAAAAGTGCGGATGAATATATCAAGAAGGGCTTAAGCTTACTTTTGAAAAAATAGATTAAATAATTAAGTGAAATAAGGAAGTGATAATTGTGCAAGATGATAGAATAATTGAACCAGAAAGTAGTTATGAAGATGATGAAGTAGAGTTATCTTTACGGCCAAAGTTTTTGCGTCAATATATTGGTCAGGAAAAGGTAAAACAAGAATTGACTGTATATATTAAAGCTGCTCAAAAGAGGGATGAAGCGTTAGATCATGTGCTTTTATACGGACCACCAGGTTTAGGTAAAACAACTTTAGCGTTTGTAATTGCTAATGAGATGGGGGTTAATTTAAAAAGTACTTCAGGACCTGCAATTGAAAAGGCGGGTGACTTAGTTGCTTTGTTATCAGAATTGGAGCCCGGAGATGTTCTATTTATTGATGAAATTCACCGTTTAGCTAAGCAAGTTGAAGAAGTTTTGTATTCAGCTATGGAAGATTACTATGTAGATATTGTAGTTGGTGAGGGCCAAACAAGTCACCCTGTTCATATTCCTCTGCCACCTTTTACTTTAATTGGGGCTACAACCCGGGCGGGGCAGTTATCTGCACCCCTACGTGATCGTTTTGGAATTGTGGAACATATGCAGTACTACGATGTAGAAGATTTAGACCAAATTATTAGACGTTCTAGTCAAGTTTTCAATACGCACATAGATCCTGAAGCAGCAGTTGAGTTAGCAAGAAGGTCGCGGGGAACCCCTCGAATAGCTAATCGGTTACTGAAACGTGTGCGAGATTTTGCTGAAGTCAAAGAAGAAGAAAGTATTAGTTTTTCCACTACGCAACATGCTTTACTTCAACTAGAAGTTGATGATGAAGGGTTAGATCAAACTGACCGAAAAATTTTGAGTGTAATGATTAATAACTATGATGGTGGACCAGTCGGAATCAAGACCTTGGCTGCTAATATTGGAGAAGATCGGGACACAATTGAAGAAGTTTATGAACCTTATCTTTTGCAAAAAGGCTTTTTGATTAGAACACCACGGGGACGGGCAGTAACTGAAAAAGCCTATTTACAACTAGGTCTGAAACCTAGAGACTAATACTAATAATTTTTGTAATAGTAAGGTATAATAAACTATATAATTATTATTTTATGAGGTGAATTATTTTGGACACACTTTTTTTAGCACAAAAAGCTGCTGGTGGTAATAATATTTTCATGATTGTTATTTTCATCGTGTTTATTGCATTCTTTTACTTTGCTATGCTTCGTCCACAAAAGAAGCAACAACAAAAAAGAATGGAAATGATGTCAGAATTGAAAAAAGGCGATCGTGTTATTTTAGTAGATGGTCTTCATGCAAAAATTGACTCTATTAACAAGCAAGATAATACAATTGTTGTTGATGCGGATGGTATTTTGTTGACTTTTAGTAGAATGGCTATTCGTCAAGTTATGCCAAATGAGGAACAACCTGTTGATGTGGAAAAACAAGAAGCAGAAGATTCTTCCTCTTCAAATGACGATAAAGAGACTACTAAGAAATCTGATTCAAAACAAGAAGAAAAAGATGAAGATTAATAAAAAGCGTCGTTTGACGCTTTTTTTACTACTCTTTAGTGCGGTAAAATTAAAGATAAAGTAATGAATGTGGAAGGAGTTACACCGATGAAAGAAGTTTCAACTATTGTAATTTTATTTGGTGGATCAGGTGATTTAGCTCATCGAAAATTATATCCTGCTTTATATAGCTTATATCAACAAGGTTTAATAAAAAATCATTTTGCTGTAATTGGGACAGCACGGCGCCCTTGGTCTCATGAATATTTTCAAAATCAAGTGGTAAAGGCAGTTAAAGAAGCAAACGGAAATGTTGAAGAAAAAGAAGTTAAAGAATTTGCTTCCCATTTTTACTACCAATCTCATGATGTAATTGACGTAGAGCATTATATTGCTTTAAAAGAATTAGCAAGTGAACTAGATAAAAAGTATCAGGCACAAGGTAATCGTATTTTTTATATGGCAATGGCCCCTCACTTTTTTGAAACAATTGCTTCTCACATTAAGGATCAGCAATTACTTGGCAGTGGTTTTAATCGTTTAGTAATTGAAAAACCATTTGGTCATGATTTGGCAACTGCTGAAAAGTTGAATCAAGCAATTTCTGCATCCTTTCCAGAAGATACAGTTTATCGCATCGATCACTATTTAGGAAAAGAAATGGTGCAAAATATCATGCCATTTCGTTTTTCAAATTCTTTGATTGAAAAGATTTGGAATAAAAACAGCATTAACAATATTCAAGTAACTTTAGCAGAAAGTCTTGGAGTTGGTACTAGAGGTGGATATTATGATGGAGCAGGGGCTTT
This genomic window contains:
- the ruvA gene encoding Holliday junction branch migration protein RuvA, with amino-acid sequence MYEFLEGIIAQVNPAYIVINVNGVGYKVFSPTPFNYEEGEKTRVFIEQIVRENSILLYGFPTVADKDLFLKLLSVSGIGPKSALAIMAAEDSESLASAIEDGEVKYLTRFPGVGKKTASQIVLDLKGKLGSHVKKSLPAKNLSPELQDALLAFVALGYTQKEVDRITPKLAQFAEKSADEYIKKGLSLLLKK
- the ruvB gene encoding Holliday junction branch migration DNA helicase RuvB codes for the protein MQDDRIIEPESSYEDDEVELSLRPKFLRQYIGQEKVKQELTVYIKAAQKRDEALDHVLLYGPPGLGKTTLAFVIANEMGVNLKSTSGPAIEKAGDLVALLSELEPGDVLFIDEIHRLAKQVEEVLYSAMEDYYVDIVVGEGQTSHPVHIPLPPFTLIGATTRAGQLSAPLRDRFGIVEHMQYYDVEDLDQIIRRSSQVFNTHIDPEAAVELARRSRGTPRIANRLLKRVRDFAEVKEEESISFSTTQHALLQLEVDDEGLDQTDRKILSVMINNYDGGPVGIKTLAANIGEDRDTIEEVYEPYLLQKGFLIRTPRGRAVTEKAYLQLGLKPRD
- the yajC gene encoding preprotein translocase subunit YajC, which translates into the protein MDTLFLAQKAAGGNNIFMIVIFIVFIAFFYFAMLRPQKKQQQKRMEMMSELKKGDRVILVDGLHAKIDSINKQDNTIVVDADGILLTFSRMAIRQVMPNEEQPVDVEKQEAEDSSSSNDDKETTKKSDSKQEEKDED
- the mutS gene encoding DNA mismatch repair protein MutS, with amino-acid sequence MVKKSTTPMMEQYYQIKNQYPDAFLFYRVGDFYELFEEDAVKGAQLLELTLTHRSNKTENPIPMAGVPHMAVDTYVNTLVEKGYKVAICEQLEDPKSSKGTVKRGIIQLVTPGTMMDSRPDQAKENNYLTSLVSTNSGFGLAYSDLSTGETFATKLNTWEEIANELLSLQTKELVYGGSLTENQKDFLKKANITISQPVELQENHAEVSCVLQKLEDETEILAVRQLVGYLLATQKRSLAHLQIAQSYQPNQYLQMSHTVQTNLELIKSAKTGKKMGSLFWLLDKTNTAMGGRLLKAWIERPLLSRSKILERQNLVQALLDNYFAREAVVEELKGVYDLERLTGKIAFGSVNAREMLQLSNSLAAVPKILDVLKETGDKALEKFASQVDDLEAVQDLIKKTIVDTPPLSTTEGGIIRAGVSSQLDRYRDAMINGKKWIADMQEHEREVTGISKLKVGYNKVFGYYLEVTNSNKDKVPTDRYTRKQTLTNAERYITPELKEHESLILEAEAKSTDLEYELFVHLRDTVKKYIPALQKLAKQLASLDIFTAFAIVSEQNNYVRPALTQTTDIKVKAGRHPVVEKVLSAGSYIPNDIIMDHETNIFLITGPNMSGKSTYMRQMALIAIMAQIGCFVPADEATLPIFDQIFTRIGAADDLISGQSTFMVEMSEANDALQHASARSLVLFDEIGRGTATYDGMALAGAIVKYLHDMVGAKTLFATHYHELTSLEQSLSHLKNIHVGASEENGKLIFLHKILSGPADQSYGIHVAQLAGLPAGVLKQATVMLRKLETQSNNEDFSENNTQLDLFEKEPENTQLTSEEQELLDEIKNTYLADKTPLEVMQLVAQWQKELNKKKD
- the mutL gene encoding DNA mismatch repair endonuclease MutL, producing the protein MSIQELPQELTNQIAAGEVIERPASIVKELVENSLDAGSKKVRIEFENAGLKKISVQDDGVGIAKDEIDLAFKRHATSKIKTERDLFNISTLGFRGEALASMAAVAKVEIETSLKDQPGVKALFQGGKKINQETFPPISGTKISVKDLFYNTPARLKYLKSEKTEVLKIVDIVNRLALGHPEISFTLVNNGKVLLATFGKNNLRQDVAKIYSRNIAEKMYEVKAQSPDFEIRGLVSDPDHTRSNRSFITLLLNGRYIRNYQLTQAILEGYKNKLQAGRFPIAIIDIKLDPLLVDVNVHPTKQEVRLSKEQELEHLITKAIAKKITGSKQESLGVEKLYRKSTRTNVDQLKMNIGRDIVNTVRPTPVKLDVASEELQVSDQHSKFVTLNQIRNDDKYVVTSSWDENVMIQQTLLPFKQEEKEAIVVTDEEEVLKQNLPELKFIGQTKSYLLASQEDDLYLIEPLNALRRLSYDEIYQQFKDKKINQQSLLKPAVLEFSNLDYLKIKENLASLKELGIELEDFGQNSFLLAAYPVWIGDDFEKNVRTMINIYFDYSENTTKLFTELTSMITKEKVKRRKKLTDSEAKGLVDRLAKSTDPYHDGDGEVIIVKLTKNDLNKMFKSR